The DNA segment TATCGAGCGTGGCGACGTTGGGGCTGAATGGGGCTGAATAGAGACGTGAGTTTGCTCATGGATATTTCCCGTGAGCGTGGCGGATAGCAGGGGCATGATTGCGTGGAGTAATTTGGGAAGCCGAAATGAATGCCCATCAGAATGCTCGGCCAACCGGCGGATGCCCCTTTTCCATTGACTGATAGTATAAACATCGTGCAGGTGGGGGGCGGAATCACATTCCAGCACCCCAACTTGCTGAACGAAAACGAGAGAAGGGATGGACCCGCATCTAAGCCTGGAATTGCTCGCATTATTGTTTTCAGCTGCGGTACTGGCTGGTTTCGTCGACACGTTGGCGGGTGGCGGCGGTCTGATCACCTTGCCGGTGCTCCTGCTCGCGCAGGTGCCGCCGGTACATGCGCTGGCAACGAACAAGCTGCAGGGTAGCTTCGGCACGCTGACTGCGTCCTTCGCCATGCTGCGGCGGCGGTTGGTGCAATGGCATGAGATTCGCGGTTTGTTTGCCGTTGTCTTTGTCGGCGCGGCGCTGGGTGCGGTGGCTGTGCAGTTCGTGCATGCGGGGGCGCTGGACGTGGCGATTCCACTGGTGCTGACGCTCATTGGCGTGTATTTCCTGCTCGCGCCGCAGGCGGGCGAGATCGAACGCCGGCCGCGCATGGGGCTGCCGCTCTACCGCAATCTGATGCTGCCGTTGATCGGTGCCTATGACGGTTTCTTCGGACCAGGGACCGGATCATTCTTTGCGTTGGCCGGGGTCGCCCTACGCGGACAGCCACTGGTTGCGGCGACGGCGCGGGCCAAATTGCTGAATTTTGCCAGCAATATCGCCTCACTAGGCGTCTTCGCGTTGGGCGGCAAGGTGTTGTGGTTTGTCGGCGGTGTGATGGTGGCGGGGCAGATATTCGGTGCCTGGCTCGGTTCGCACATGATGGTGCGTGGCGGGGCGCGTCTGATTAGGCCGCTGATCGTATCGATGTGCATGATCATGATTGCGCGCTACGCCTGGCAAAAGGGCCTATTCGCGACTTTGTTTGCGGGAATATAGCCGCAGGGTTGTGGGTGATCGCGAATCGCTCCCTATACTAGCGTTGAGGCGAAGGCCGCCGCATCGTCCGATTGCGGGTGAGCGCGGGTCGCCATGGGCAAGGGGGACGGCATGAATAGCACAGCGGAAGAGGTCTTGGTGGGCGGCGCGTCGGGCACACAGGTGATGCAGTTGGCGCGCATGAGCAACCGCCACGGCTTGATCGCCGGGGCGACCGGCACGGGCAAGACGGTCAGTCTGCAGATTCTCGCCGAGGGTTTCTCGCGTCTGGATGTGCCGGTATTCGCGGCGGATATCAAGGGAGATCTCTCGGGTCT comes from the Acidihalobacter yilgarnensis genome and includes:
- a CDS encoding TSUP family transporter produces the protein MDPHLSLELLALLFSAAVLAGFVDTLAGGGGLITLPVLLLAQVPPVHALATNKLQGSFGTLTASFAMLRRRLVQWHEIRGLFAVVFVGAALGAVAVQFVHAGALDVAIPLVLTLIGVYFLLAPQAGEIERRPRMGLPLYRNLMLPLIGAYDGFFGPGTGSFFALAGVALRGQPLVAATARAKLLNFASNIASLGVFALGGKVLWFVGGVMVAGQIFGAWLGSHMMVRGGARLIRPLIVSMCMIMIARYAWQKGLFATLFAGI